Within the Chloroflexi bacterium ADurb.Bin180 genome, the region ATCGATCATTCCGGTCAGGCCCAGGAATACCAAGTCACGTTCGATTCCAGCGTCAATGACGCCAGGATTCGCGTCGGCCAACGGCCGGCGGGCTACAGCCAGCACCCGCAGCGCCTGAGAGGCCATCTCGTCGTTCGCGCGCTCGATGGCCATTCTGGTGTCTGGGGTCAGCGGCTCGACGCCCCGTTCCGTCTCGATGTGCGTGCACAGAGGCAGCAGAATGTCGGGAGCCCCTTTGACGTACGCCCCGTAGGGCGAGTCCTCATCCGGCGTCGTGTGCACCGTGGTCATCCGTTTGCGCGCCGAGTCGAACGGCACTTCGGCCACGCGAGGATGGGTCTGTTCGACCTCGCTGCGCCAGAGCCCGGCCTTGCCCGCCAGGACCACCAGAGCGCCTTCGGTGGGGTCGCCGACCATGCGCCAGGTAACGTGCGTCTCGCCGTTCTGCGCTTCGATTCGCTCCAGCACCGCGTCGTTGCAGAGCAGGCCGCCGCGGAGGAGGGAGCGCAGGGGTCGCGACTCGAGCGGTTGGATTGCCCGGTCGCCGCTGGTGAGCGAGCCAACCGGGTCGTAGCCCCGCCCGCTCACTTCGTAGAAGGCACCGTCGGCCCAGAGCCGGGTGACGGTCATCTCGTTCTTGGTCAGGGTGCCCGTCTTGTCGGAGCAGATGCAGGTGGCGGTACCGAGCGTTTCGACCGCCGGCAATCGCCTGAGCAGGGCGTGCCGGCGCACCATTCTCTGCATGCCCAGGGCCAGGCAGATGGTGACCACAGCCGGCAGCCCTTCGGGCACGGCGGCAATGGCCAGACTGATTGCGGTCATGAACAGCTCGAGGATCTCTATCTGGTGAGCGCTGAGGTAGGCTGACAGGCCCTCTACCAGGACCATGGCCGGGTTGGTGTCGCGGACGACGCCAATGACGAACACCAGCCCGCAGATGACCAGGGCTGCGGTGCCCAGCGTGCGGCCCAGCTCTTCCAGGCGGCGCTGCAGCGGCGTTTCCTCGGCGCTGACCGCCGTTAGCAGCTGCGCGATGAGGCCGAACTGGGTGTGCATGCCGGTCGAGGTCACGATGCCCTTGCCGCGGCCATAGGTGACCACGGTGCCCATGAAGGCGCTGTTGGTGCGGTCGCCGATGGGGATATCCGCGTTCAACACCACGGAGGCGTTCTTTTCGACGGGCACCGACTCGCCCGTCAATGAGGCCTCCTGGATGCGCAGATTGACTGTTTCGATCAGCCGCAGGTCGGCCGGAACATGGTTTCCCGCCGCCAGCACCACCAGGTCGCCTGGCACGAGCTCTTCGGCCGGGATTGTCTCCTGGTGTCCGCCCCGGACCACGGTGGCTGACGGTGCGGCCATCTTCTTCAAGGCCTGCAGTGACTGCTCGGCCCGCCACTCCTGCATGACTCCCAGCACGGCGTTGATGACCACGATGGCCAGAATGGCGGCCGCGTCCACCCACTCGCCAACCAGAATGGAAATGGCGGCGGAGGCGATGAGCAGAAGGACCAAAAAGTCCTTGAACTGGTCGAGCAGCAGTTGCCAGAACGAAGTTCCCGCTGCTTCGGTCAGCTTGTTGCGGCCGTAGGTCTCCAGGCGCTGCTGGCTTTCCTGTGCGGTAAGACCTTGACGCAGGTCGGTGTGCAGGTTCTGCGCCAGTTGCTGCAGTGTGCCATTATGCATCGTCGACGGTTTGGTAGCGAGCTCGGCCTCGCTCCTGGTCGGGGCAGGCACGCCATTGTTTTCCCGGGTCATTTGCTCTAGTCTCCTTTGTCACAGCTCGGCCAGGTGCCTGACACCAAAAAGACCCCCGGTCACTCGTCCGTGGACAGAAACGAATGCCGAAGGTCTCGCTAGCGGGTGTTGGCGCGTACTGCGGCCTTCCTCCGCCGTGTGGACCGGGCGCAAAGCGCCGTGCTGACGGCCACACCGCCGAGCTACTCCCCTTCACACCTGCGATGTCCTGCAGGTACCGGTATTGAGCTGAGGTAGCGCATGGGGGATTCGAACCCCCGATCTCCTCCTTGAGAGGGAGGTGTCCTGGGCCGCTAGACGAATGCGCCGCAAATCACACGCCATTTTAGGGGCAAAGACCGTCTTTGTCAAATCGCCTCCTCCGTGCGGCGAGCGCTGGCCCACTTGTGCATCCGTTGCCCCTATGGTAGAATCGGCCCGGGTAGTCAATCCGGTGGCGAACGCCAGACAGCGACTGGGCAAACTGGGAGAGGACCTCGCCGCCCGGCACCTGCAGCGTGAAGGTTACGTTATCCTCACACGCAACTACCGCTGCGCCGAAGGCGAGATGGACATTGTGGCGAGGCAGGGCAGCCGCCTGGCCTTTGTTGAAGTCCGAACCAGACGCGGCTCTGCCTATGGCACACCGAAAGAATCCATTACCAGGAGCAAGCAAGAGCGCCTGGTACGGATCGCCTGCGATTATCTGTCGGCGCACGACCTGCACGATGTTGACTGGGGCATTGACGCCGTCTCGGTGGTTTTCACGCCCGGCGGCGAGCTTGGCTCCATCGAACTGCTGCGCAATGCCGTGCTGGGGCTGGGATGAGCAGCCCGCCTGACCGGCCGCTGGTCGCCATTCTCGGTCCGACCGCTGTCGGCAAAACGGCCCTGGCGCTGAGTCTGGCGAGGCACTTGCCCGTTGAGGTCGTGTCGGCCGACTCGCGGCAGGTCTACCGCGGCATGGACATCGGCACGGCCAAGCCGTCGCGGCTGGAGCAGCAGGAGATCAGGCACTGGCTGCTGGACGTGGTCGAGCCGGACGAGCCGTTCACACTGGCTCAGTACCAGCGTCTGGCTTATCGGGCCATTGAAGATATCCACAGCCGGGGCCGGCTGCCGCTACTGGTCGGCGGCACCGGGCTGTACGTGAGAGCGGTGCTGGACGGGCTGTGTATTCCGGAGGTTGCACCTGACCCCGGTCTGCGCGGCGCGCTGCAGCGACAGGCCGAGCACGAGGGGTATCTCGCTCTGCATACCCGGCTGAGGGAGTTGGACCCCGCCGCGGCGGAACGGATCGACGCGCGCAACGTCAGGCGCGTCATCCGTGCACTGGAGGTTTGCTATGCGCTGGGCCGGCCGATCTCGGCGGCGCAGACCGCGGTGCCGCCGCCTTACCGGCAGTTGCGCGTGGGGCTAACCCTGCCGCGCGACAGGCTCTATCAGCGCATCGACCGGCGCATCGATGCCATGCTCGAAGCAGGCCTGGTAGCTGAGGTGCAGGGGCTGCTGGCCAAAGACTACCATTGTGATCTGCCATCGATGTCGGGTCTGGGCTATCGCCAGGTGGGGCAGTATCTGCGCGGCGAGATCAGCCTGACCGAAGCGGTGGCCCTGCTCCGGCGCGACACGCGGCGCTTTGTGCGCCAGCAGAGCACGTGGTTCCGCGCTGCTGACCCGGCCATCGAGTGGTTCGATGCCTCTGGCGACCTTGAACGAACGGTTGCTGCCCGCCTGAAGGCGTTTCTGGAGGGGCCGCTTCATGGCCAGGAGCAGGGTCTGGATCCAACGGCGCATGGTTCCGTCGGCGGAGAGACAAGACAGGGGGGAACGTAGAGTCCCATGGCACTCAAGATAGGCGATGTACTGTCGGGCAAGTTCGAGATCATCTCCGAGATCGGCGAAGGCGGTTTTGGCAAGATCTATCTGGGGCACGACTCGGGAATGGACCGCCTCGTGGCGGTCAAGGAGCTGCTGCGCGAGAGCGCCGAGGTCAACCCCGAGGACTATGAGGACTATAAGCGGCGCTTTCGCAAGGAAGCGCAGGTGGTCAGCAAGTTCGCCCATCCGAACGTGGTTACCGCCTATTCGCTGGAAACGGACGACAGAGGCGACCTGTGTCTGATCCTGGAGTACGTGGACGGCGGCAGTCTGAAGAGCCTGATTGCCCCGGGGCCGCTGGAGCCGAAGCGGGCTATCGAAATTGCGATGGATCTCTGCGACGCGGTGCAGGCCATCTGGAAGTATGACATTGTGCACCGCGATATCAAGCCCAGCAACATCCTGATGACCAAAGAAGGCACGGCCAAGCTCACCGACTTTGGCGTGGCACAGATCGGCCACGAGACCAGGCGCACCCAGGAAGCCCACTCTCACCCGGGGACGCCGGCCTACAAGTCGCCCGAACAGGCCGGCACAACTGGCTATCTGGACCAGAGATCCGACCTCTATGCCATCGGTCTGGTCCTCTACGAGATGCTCACCACCAAGCTCTACCTCCGCAACCGGGTGCCGCCGAACAAGGTGAACCGCAAGGTGCCGCGGGCTCTGAGTGCCGTGGTGATGAAGGCCCTGCAGGACAACCCGGCGGATCGCTACCAGTCGGCCGAGGAGATGCGCGCTGCCCTGGAGGCGGTCAGCAAGGGCGGGCAGCTTCAGGGCATCACCGCGGCGCTGGGTGGCATCGCGGAAGGCATCCCGGTGCGGGGTCTGGCGGTTGTCCTGGGACTGGCTGCTCTGGCCGGCGCCATCTTCCTTGGCGCGCGGGCCCTGGGCGAGTCGCGCTCCGCCGGCGCTGCCCTCACGGCTACCGCTGAGGCAAAACGAGAGACGCTGCGCGCAGAGCTCCTGGCCACGCCGACAGCGACCCTGACGCCGACACCGATGCTGATCGATTCTTTTGAGCCGGACGACGTGAACCCCAAACCCATCGCCCTGGGAGAGACTCAACGCCACAACTTTTACCCCGACGGTGATGTCGACCGGGTGAGTTTCCGCGTCAAGGCAGGGCGCGTCTATGGCGTCATCACCAGCGACCTGGCCATCGGGGTCGACACGGTGATCGTGGTCTCTGTGGCCGGGCAGCGCTACGAGAACGACGATGGCATCGAAGGCAGCCTGGCCTCCGAGGTGTACTTTAAGGCGATGGCTGAAGCCATCGCCGTGGCGACGATCAGCAACAAGGACAGCTACGGGTTTGGCTCCACCTATGACCTGACCGTGATAGAGCTGCCATTCACTCCGACTCCGACCAACACGGGCACGCAGACGCCGTCGGCTACCCCGACGCCCACACAGACACAGACCGGTACGCCGACCACGACCGTTACTCATACTCCCACCGAGACGCGGACGCCAACGCCGACGCCCACTCTGTCGCCGACCCTGACGCAGAGCCTGACGCCAACCGAAACTCGCACTCGCACCCCAACGCCGACGCCAACCAACACTACCGCACCATCGCCAACTACTCCACCGACGGACACGCCGACGCGCACCGCTGTGCCGAGCGAGACGCCTACGCGCACTCTGGTTCCGACCGACACGCTCGTGCCGACGCCCACCGAGACAACGGTGCCGCCGACGGCCACTACCGAACCGTCGGCGACCACGGCGCCGGTGCGCGACGAGGGGCCGGCCGGCCGACTGGTGCTGC harbors:
- a CDS encoding Calcium-transporting ATPase 1 encodes the protein MTRENNGVPAPTRSEAELATKPSTMHNGTLQQLAQNLHTDLRQGLTAQESQQRLETYGRNKLTEAAGTSFWQLLLDQFKDFLVLLLIASAAISILVGEWVDAAAILAIVVINAVLGVMQEWRAEQSLQALKKMAAPSATVVRGGHQETIPAEELVPGDLVVLAAGNHVPADLRLIETVNLRIQEASLTGESVPVEKNASVVLNADIPIGDRTNSAFMGTVVTYGRGKGIVTSTGMHTQFGLIAQLLTAVSAEETPLQRRLEELGRTLGTAALVICGLVFVIGVVRDTNPAMVLVEGLSAYLSAHQIEILELFMTAISLAIAAVPEGLPAVVTICLALGMQRMVRRHALLRRLPAVETLGTATCICSDKTGTLTKNEMTVTRLWADGAFYEVSGRGYDPVGSLTSGDRAIQPLESRPLRSLLRGGLLCNDAVLERIEAQNGETHVTWRMVGDPTEGALVVLAGKAGLWRSEVEQTHPRVAEVPFDSARKRMTTVHTTPDEDSPYGAYVKGAPDILLPLCTHIETERGVEPLTPDTRMAIERANDEMASQALRVLAVARRPLADANPGVIDAGIERDLVFLGLTGMIDPPRPEVRQAVDLCYQAGIKPVMITGDHQDTAVAIGQELNFFSGEKRSMTGAQLDRLSDEEFARVAGEVDVYARVSPEHKVRIVDALRSQGHVVAMTGDGVNDAPALKRADIGVAMGITGTDVAKETADMILTDDNFASIVAAVEEGRVIYSNIRKFVYYLISCNIGEILVIFLAMVAGLPLPLRPIHLLWLNLVTDGLPALALGLEKGEPGIMQQPPRPPREPVINREMALNTAVQAVAITATTLGAFLIALRIYPNSLVAAQTVAFTTLVLSELFRAYTSRSEHYPLLKLGIFSNQYMVWATLSSFLLMMAVIYLPLFEPIFFTYDLPWSDWLYILPLTLVPSVAAEIGKWIASRRTSRPAGRASAS
- the miaA gene encoding tRNA dimethylallyltransferase, yielding MSSPPDRPLVAILGPTAVGKTALALSLARHLPVEVVSADSRQVYRGMDIGTAKPSRLEQQEIRHWLLDVVEPDEPFTLAQYQRLAYRAIEDIHSRGRLPLLVGGTGLYVRAVLDGLCIPEVAPDPGLRGALQRQAEHEGYLALHTRLRELDPAAAERIDARNVRRVIRALEVCYALGRPISAAQTAVPPPYRQLRVGLTLPRDRLYQRIDRRIDAMLEAGLVAEVQGLLAKDYHCDLPSMSGLGYRQVGQYLRGEISLTEAVALLRRDTRRFVRQQSTWFRAADPAIEWFDASGDLERTVAARLKAFLEGPLHGQEQGLDPTAHGSVGGETRQGGT
- the prkC gene encoding Serine/threonine-protein kinase PrkC, with the translated sequence MALKIGDVLSGKFEIISEIGEGGFGKIYLGHDSGMDRLVAVKELLRESAEVNPEDYEDYKRRFRKEAQVVSKFAHPNVVTAYSLETDDRGDLCLILEYVDGGSLKSLIAPGPLEPKRAIEIAMDLCDAVQAIWKYDIVHRDIKPSNILMTKEGTAKLTDFGVAQIGHETRRTQEAHSHPGTPAYKSPEQAGTTGYLDQRSDLYAIGLVLYEMLTTKLYLRNRVPPNKVNRKVPRALSAVVMKALQDNPADRYQSAEEMRAALEAVSKGGQLQGITAALGGIAEGIPVRGLAVVLGLAALAGAIFLGARALGESRSAGAALTATAEAKRETLRAELLATPTATLTPTPMLIDSFEPDDVNPKPIALGETQRHNFYPDGDVDRVSFRVKAGRVYGVITSDLAIGVDTVIVVSVAGQRYENDDGIEGSLASEVYFKAMAEAIAVATISNKDSYGFGSTYDLTVIELPFTPTPTNTGTQTPSATPTPTQTQTGTPTTTVTHTPTETRTPTPTPTLSPTLTQSLTPTETRTRTPTPTPTNTTAPSPTTPPTDTPTRTAVPSETPTRTLVPTDTLVPTPTETTVPPTATTEPSATTAPVRDEGPAGRLVLPLHIRS